Proteins from one Homalodisca vitripennis isolate AUS2020 chromosome 3, UT_GWSS_2.1, whole genome shotgun sequence genomic window:
- the LOC124358666 gene encoding H/ACA ribonucleoprotein complex subunit GAR1-like — MNSSVLVISALVVLLARSSLQEAQPEGAREARGYQGGGGRGQGGFGGGQGGNSRYGFNIVDAQDRYGYEANYPGGRASFFLLGPNRAPGAQRGGSQGSQGGYQQGGSNRGGW; from the exons GTTATTTCAGCTCTAGTGGTACTTCTGGCAAGGTCCTCGCTACAGGAGGCCCAGCCAGAGGGAGCCAGGGAGGCGAGAGGTTACCAAGGAGGTGGAGGCAGAGGCCAAGGAGGGTTTGGAGGAGGCCAAGGAGGCAACTCCAGGTATGGTTTCAACATAGTGGATGCTCAGGACAGATACGGGTATGAGGCCAACTACCCTGGTGGCCGTGCCAGCTTCTTCCTCTTGGGACCAAACAGAGCTCCTG GGGCCCAGAGAGGAGGTTCCCAAGGATCTCAGGGAGGTTACCAGCAAGGTGGCAGCAATAGGGGTGGCTGGTGA